A section of the Mesobacillus jeotgali genome encodes:
- a CDS encoding Nif3-like dinuclear metal center hexameric protein, with translation MKKVNGHEVIQLFEQFSPKSYAMEGDKIGLQIGSLNQPVENVLLTLDVTEGVVEEAIAKNVQLIIAHHPPIFRPLKKIATDTPAGRMIARLIKHDIAVYAAHTNLDVAKGGVNDLLADALGLMDTQVLVPTYEDQLKKLVVFVPEENAQKLREALGNAGAGAIGNYSHCTFSVSGKGRFLPGENTNPHIGEQGKLEAVSEVRIETIFPQSIEKKVIQAMIKVHPYEEVAYDIYRLENSGEQLGLGRIGKVEETTLSEYAKFVKGALGVNNVRVVGDLNARVKKVAVLGGDGNKYFSQARFRGADVFITGDIYYHTAHDALMDGLNMIDPGHNVEKIMKYGVATVMERLSKEKGYDVKYIPSGIDTDPFTFI, from the coding sequence TTGAAAAAAGTAAATGGACATGAAGTCATCCAGCTTTTTGAACAATTTTCACCCAAATCCTATGCGATGGAAGGCGATAAGATTGGCCTCCAAATAGGGTCGTTGAACCAGCCAGTCGAGAACGTCTTGTTAACTCTGGATGTTACCGAAGGGGTTGTTGAAGAGGCAATAGCAAAGAATGTCCAGCTGATCATTGCCCACCATCCGCCGATTTTCCGTCCATTGAAAAAAATTGCGACCGACACACCCGCAGGAAGAATGATTGCCAGGCTGATCAAACATGATATCGCAGTTTATGCCGCACACACAAACCTTGATGTGGCTAAAGGCGGCGTGAATGACCTGCTTGCCGATGCACTCGGTCTAATGGATACTCAGGTACTTGTTCCAACTTATGAGGATCAGCTGAAAAAGCTTGTTGTTTTCGTCCCGGAGGAAAATGCTCAGAAGCTTCGTGAAGCCTTAGGAAATGCAGGAGCCGGAGCAATCGGCAATTATAGCCATTGTACATTCTCTGTTTCAGGTAAGGGGCGGTTCCTTCCAGGAGAAAATACCAATCCTCATATTGGCGAACAAGGCAAGCTAGAAGCGGTGAGTGAAGTGCGGATAGAAACAATTTTCCCCCAGAGTATCGAAAAAAAGGTGATCCAGGCTATGATCAAAGTTCACCCCTACGAAGAAGTTGCCTATGATATATACCGACTTGAAAATAGTGGAGAGCAGCTTGGACTCGGAAGGATCGGAAAAGTTGAGGAAACTACTTTGTCAGAATATGCAAAGTTTGTGAAGGGGGCTCTCGGAGTCAATAACGTTCGTGTCGTTGGTGATTTGAATGCTAGGGTAAAAAAAGTAGCTGTCCTGGGCGGAGACGGAAATAAATATTTTTCTCAAGCTAGATTCCGCGGTGCCGATGTTTTTATTACAGGAGATATTTACTATCACACCGCGCATGACGCCCTGATGGATGGATTGAATATGATTGACCCCGGACACAATGTTGAAAAAATCATGAAATATGGAGTCGCCACCGTGATGGAAAGGCTCAGCAAAGAAAAAGGTTATGATGTGAAGTACATTCCTTCAGGAATTGATACAGATCCTTTTACCTTTATCTAA
- the dnaG gene encoding DNA primase, which yields MAERIAEEKVNEIRQAVEIVDVIGDYVQLKKQGRNYFGLCPFHGENSPSFSVSPDKQIFHCFGCGAGGNVFSFLMDIDGLSFQEAAVKLAEMANIELKLEGHAAGRNPQLPEGSKQMIEAHELLRKFYHHLLVNTKEGQDALEYLLNRGFTKESIDRFQIGYALPSWDFAVKLLEKRGFTLGRISKAGLVIQRENDGTYFDRFRNRIMFPILDHQGNTIAFSGRAMGDEEPKYLNSPETQIFNKSKILYNFHLARGSVRKQQQAVLFEGFADVISANRAGVENGVATMGTSLTDEHISLLKRNVEAVTICYDSDKAGIEAAFRASNMLSKAGLAVRVATMPDGMDPDDFIKVHGEEKFRNDVIGSSATLMAFKLLYYRRGKNLQNEGDRLQYIEEVLKEISTLDKAVEKDLYLRQLANEFSLSLDALIQQINQLAQAAAPKKQSQPRAESRPAVYSRKAELKPAYHTAERRLIYHMMRDADVTYKVQELLAGNIMNIDEHQAIITYLFAYYEKGHDPDPSAFLNYLQDNKLKRVVADIEMMPLNEELSDQELSDYIKQVLNYQKMLKIKEKMAEQKQAERQNDFLRAAAIATEIIQLRKTL from the coding sequence ATGGCAGAGAGGATTGCCGAGGAAAAAGTAAATGAAATCCGGCAGGCGGTTGAAATAGTCGATGTCATTGGTGATTATGTCCAGTTGAAAAAGCAAGGCCGCAATTATTTTGGGCTTTGCCCATTTCACGGGGAGAATTCTCCATCATTTTCAGTTTCACCGGATAAGCAGATTTTTCACTGCTTTGGCTGTGGAGCCGGCGGGAATGTTTTTTCATTCCTGATGGATATAGATGGGCTGTCTTTTCAGGAAGCTGCAGTGAAGCTTGCCGAAATGGCAAACATCGAGCTTAAGCTGGAAGGTCACGCGGCGGGCAGGAATCCACAACTGCCTGAAGGCTCAAAGCAAATGATTGAAGCGCATGAACTCTTGCGTAAATTCTATCATCATTTGCTGGTAAACACAAAAGAGGGTCAGGATGCCCTGGAGTATCTTTTAAATAGGGGATTCACCAAAGAATCCATTGATCGTTTTCAAATAGGTTATGCCTTGCCTTCGTGGGATTTTGCAGTAAAACTGCTTGAAAAAAGAGGTTTTACGCTCGGCCGGATTTCGAAGGCAGGACTGGTCATCCAGCGGGAAAACGATGGGACATACTTTGACAGGTTCCGCAACAGAATCATGTTCCCTATCCTGGACCACCAGGGAAATACGATTGCGTTTTCTGGAAGAGCAATGGGGGACGAAGAGCCCAAATATTTGAATAGCCCAGAAACGCAAATCTTCAACAAAAGTAAAATTTTATATAATTTCCACCTTGCGCGCGGCTCGGTCAGGAAACAGCAGCAAGCTGTCCTTTTCGAAGGGTTCGCCGATGTCATCTCAGCTAACCGGGCAGGCGTTGAAAATGGAGTTGCCACAATGGGAACTTCGTTGACAGATGAACACATTTCCTTGCTAAAAAGAAACGTTGAGGCTGTAACAATTTGTTACGATTCGGACAAGGCCGGCATAGAGGCGGCATTCAGGGCCTCAAACATGCTGTCAAAGGCCGGGCTGGCTGTCAGGGTCGCGACGATGCCTGATGGGATGGATCCAGACGATTTCATAAAGGTACATGGTGAGGAAAAGTTCAGAAATGACGTTATAGGCTCCAGCGCCACCTTGATGGCATTTAAATTACTATATTATCGCCGAGGAAAAAACCTTCAGAATGAAGGAGATCGTCTTCAATATATCGAAGAAGTACTCAAAGAGATCAGTACACTTGATAAGGCAGTAGAAAAAGACCTGTACCTGCGTCAGTTGGCAAATGAATTTTCATTGTCACTTGATGCCCTTATCCAACAAATCAACCAGTTGGCACAGGCTGCGGCTCCCAAAAAGCAAAGCCAGCCCCGGGCAGAATCCAGGCCCGCCGTATATTCAAGGAAGGCAGAGCTAAAGCCCGCTTACCACACGGCCGAAAGACGGCTCATCTACCATATGATGAGAGACGCTGACGTCACATATAAGGTTCAGGAGCTGCTTGCAGGGAACATAATGAATATTGATGAACATCAGGCTATTATTACTTATTTATTTGCATACTATGAAAAAGGACATGACCCTGATCCAAGTGCGTTCTTAAATTATCTTCAGGATAATAAGCTAAAAAGGGTTGTTGCTGATATTGAAATGATGCCTCTAAACGAGGAACTCAGCGATCAGGAATTATCTGATTATATCAAGCAGGTCTTGAATTATCAAAAAATGTTAAAAATAAAGGAAAAAATGGCAGAACAAAAACAGGCAGAACGTCAGAATGACTTTTTGCGCGCTGCAGCAATCGCAACGGAGATTATCCAATTGCGTAAGACATTATAG
- a CDS encoding pyruvate, water dikinase regulatory protein encodes MDKTPVIYVVSDSVGETAELVTKAAISQFEHLDVSLKRFPYVEDKIHIDEVITMAKHDGGMIAYTLVKPEISEYLLEAAGKEGIYACDIIGPLMKQIQVLSGETPLYEPGLVRKLDEDYFKKVEAIEFAVKYDDGRDPRGILKADIVLVGVSRTSKTPLSQYLAHKRYKVANVPLVPEVDPPEELFLVPKEKCFGLRISPDKLNQIRRERLISLGLNDQAIYANIERIKEEIEYFDGIVEKIGCPVIDVTNKAVEETANVILNMVRNKSMDK; translated from the coding sequence ATGGATAAAACACCTGTTATTTATGTGGTTTCTGACTCTGTCGGCGAGACAGCGGAGCTCGTGACAAAGGCTGCCATCAGCCAATTCGAACATTTGGATGTGTCCTTAAAAAGATTTCCATATGTTGAGGACAAAATACATATTGATGAAGTAATCACAATGGCGAAGCATGATGGCGGAATGATCGCTTACACATTGGTTAAGCCGGAAATAAGCGAATATCTGCTGGAGGCTGCAGGTAAAGAGGGAATATATGCCTGTGATATCATTGGGCCGCTCATGAAGCAAATTCAAGTATTAAGCGGTGAGACACCATTGTATGAACCAGGTCTTGTGCGTAAGCTTGATGAAGATTATTTCAAAAAAGTAGAAGCCATTGAGTTTGCAGTAAAGTATGATGACGGCCGCGATCCAAGGGGCATACTCAAAGCGGATATCGTTTTGGTCGGAGTCTCGCGCACGTCAAAAACGCCTTTGTCACAATATCTTGCCCATAAGCGCTATAAAGTGGCGAATGTTCCGCTTGTGCCTGAGGTGGATCCTCCGGAGGAATTATTTCTTGTTCCAAAAGAAAAGTGCTTCGGCCTTAGGATATCGCCTGATAAATTGAACCAGATCCGACGTGAAAGATTAATATCACTCGGTTTGAACGACCAGGCAATCTACGCGAATATCGAGAGGATTAAAGAAGAAATTGAGTATTTTGATGGAATCGTTGAAAAAATTGGATGCCCGGTCATCGATGTGACCAATAAGGCAGTCGAAGAAACGGCGAATGTCATTCTCAATATGGTCCGCAACAAGTCGATGGACAAATAG
- a CDS encoding helix-turn-helix transcriptional regulator: MVRTIELNKRQEQILQIVKDNGPITGEHIAERLNLTRATLRPDLAILTMAGFLDARPRVGYFYTGKSGNQLLSENLKKILVRDYQSIPVVIPENVSVYDAIVAMFLEDVGTLFVVDKASKLVGVLSRKDLLRASIGKQELSTLPVNIIMTRMPNITVCRRDDLLIDAAKELIEKQIDALPIIKDTDDGYEIVGRLTKTNITKAFVALAEE; encoded by the coding sequence GTGGTGAGGACAATCGAACTGAATAAACGACAGGAGCAGATCCTGCAAATCGTAAAGGATAATGGACCGATTACCGGTGAGCATATAGCTGAGAGACTGAATCTGACCAGGGCTACCCTCAGGCCAGACCTCGCAATCTTGACGATGGCGGGATTTCTGGATGCAAGGCCGCGAGTGGGTTATTTTTATACAGGGAAATCTGGAAATCAGCTGCTTTCAGAGAATCTGAAAAAAATCCTCGTCAGGGATTATCAGTCTATACCAGTAGTCATCCCTGAAAATGTGTCTGTTTATGATGCAATAGTTGCGATGTTCCTTGAGGATGTAGGCACATTATTTGTGGTAGATAAAGCTTCAAAGCTGGTAGGCGTCTTGTCACGCAAAGATTTATTGAGAGCAAGCATCGGAAAACAGGAACTGTCTACTTTGCCGGTCAATATTATTATGACAAGGATGCCGAATATAACGGTGTGCCGTCGTGATGATCTGCTGATTGATGCTGCAAAGGAATTAATTGAAAAACAGATTGATGCCCTGCCAATCATCAAGGATACAGATGATGGGTATGAGATTGTAGGAAGATTGACCAAGACAAACATTACCAAGGCTTTTGTGGCCTTGGCAGAAGAATAA
- the rpoD gene encoding RNA polymerase sigma factor RpoD has protein sequence MAEKSARSKEVTENEVTVEQVKDQLTALGKKTGVLAYDDIAERLSSFELDSDQMDEYYEFLGEQGIELVGESDEEEDPDIKQLAKGDEEFDLNDLSVPPGVKINDPVRMYLKEIGRVDLLSAEEEINLAERIEQGDEEAKRRLAEANLRLVVSIAKRYVGRGMLFLDLIQEGNMGLIKAVEKFDYRKGFKFSTYATWWIRQAITRAIADQARTIRIPVHMVETINKLIRVQRQLLQDLGREPTPEEIGEDMDLSPEKVREILKIAQEPVSLETPIGEEDDSHLGDFIEDQDATSPSEHAAYELLKEQLEDVLDTLTDREENVLRLRFGLDDGRTRTLEEVGKVFGVTRERIRQIEAKALRKLRHPSRSKRLKDFLE, from the coding sequence ATGGCTGAAAAGTCAGCCCGTTCTAAAGAAGTCACTGAAAATGAAGTGACTGTTGAACAAGTGAAAGACCAGTTAACGGCACTGGGCAAGAAAACAGGCGTCCTTGCTTATGATGATATCGCGGAAAGGTTATCAAGCTTTGAATTGGATTCCGATCAAATGGATGAGTACTATGAATTCCTCGGTGAGCAGGGAATTGAATTAGTTGGTGAAAGTGATGAGGAAGAAGATCCGGACATCAAACAGCTTGCAAAAGGCGACGAAGAATTTGACTTGAATGACTTGAGTGTTCCTCCGGGCGTAAAGATCAATGACCCGGTAAGAATGTATTTGAAAGAAATCGGCCGTGTTGACCTTCTTTCCGCCGAGGAAGAAATCAACCTGGCAGAAAGAATCGAACAGGGTGATGAAGAAGCTAAGAGGCGTCTTGCCGAAGCAAACCTGCGCCTTGTTGTCAGTATTGCAAAACGCTATGTCGGCAGAGGCATGCTCTTCCTTGACTTGATCCAGGAAGGGAATATGGGCTTGATTAAAGCAGTAGAGAAATTCGACTACCGCAAAGGATTCAAGTTCAGCACCTATGCTACTTGGTGGATACGCCAGGCAATAACGCGTGCAATCGCTGACCAGGCGAGGACAATAAGGATTCCTGTTCACATGGTCGAAACGATCAACAAATTGATCCGCGTACAAAGGCAGCTCCTTCAGGATTTAGGACGCGAACCAACACCTGAAGAAATCGGTGAGGATATGGACCTTTCACCAGAAAAAGTGCGTGAAATCCTTAAAATTGCACAGGAGCCAGTTTCCCTTGAAACTCCAATCGGTGAAGAGGATGATTCCCACCTTGGAGACTTCATTGAGGACCAGGATGCAACCTCTCCTTCTGAACATGCAGCGTATGAGCTCTTAAAGGAACAGCTGGAGGATGTGCTGGATACTCTTACTGACCGTGAAGAAAACGTCCTGAGACTGCGATTCGGGCTTGATGATGGACGGACCCGCACACTTGAGGAAGTGGGTAAAGTATTTGGTGTCACTCGTGAGCGTATCCGTCAGATAGAAGCCAAAGCTCTGCGTAAGCTAAGGCACCCTAGCCGAAGCAAACGATTGAAAGACTTTTTAGAATAG
- the cccA gene encoding cytochrome c550, which yields MNRNPIIPFVLIMVMGIGLMFLLSFKGLGDSKDLAKEKEGGGKTEETAEVNPEEFYQQSCAGCHGNQYEGVSGPSLKGVGSKYSKDEIKGILTNGKGNMPPGMAAGKEEQMAEWITKELK from the coding sequence ATGAATCGAAATCCAATTATCCCGTTTGTATTGATCATGGTAATGGGAATCGGCTTGATGTTCCTGCTTTCTTTCAAGGGCCTGGGTGATTCCAAGGATCTTGCAAAGGAAAAAGAGGGCGGCGGAAAGACTGAAGAAACTGCTGAAGTAAACCCAGAAGAGTTTTATCAGCAGTCATGTGCAGGTTGCCACGGCAACCAGTATGAAGGTGTATCTGGTCCTTCATTAAAGGGTGTTGGCAGCAAGTATTCCAAAGATGAAATCAAGGGCATTTTGACTAACGGTAAAGGCAACATGCCTCCAGGAATGGCTGCTGGCAAGGAAGAACAAATGGCTGAATGGATCACCAAAGAATTGAAGTAA
- a CDS encoding acyl-CoA dehydrogenase family protein — protein MNFDLTSEQSMIKRTIREFAEEEVAPGAIERDKTKEFPTEIFKKLGELGMLGLPFPEEYGGAGADTVSFAIVTEELSKACASTGITYSAHISLGGAPINLFGTEEQKQQYLTPICSGESLGAFGLTEPNAGSDAGGTQTTAKEVDGEYIINGSKNFITNASYAKHLAMTAITANKDGKKEITAIIVPTNAPGFTVIDNYEKMGLNASNTTQLVMEDVHVPVENLLGKKGEGFKQFLVTLDGGRIGIGAMAVGVAQAAYEKALQYAKERQQFGRPISQFQAIQFKLADMAMKIELARNMVYKAAWLKDQGRPFSKEASMCKLYASEIAMEVADQAVQIHGGYGYMREYEVERYMRDAKLLEIGEGTSEVQRMVIARLIGC, from the coding sequence ATGAATTTTGATTTAACTTCAGAACAATCGATGATTAAGAGAACGATAAGGGAATTTGCCGAGGAAGAAGTTGCTCCCGGAGCAATTGAGAGAGATAAAACCAAAGAGTTTCCGACTGAAATATTTAAAAAGCTAGGTGAATTAGGAATGTTGGGCCTGCCTTTCCCTGAGGAGTATGGTGGAGCAGGCGCAGATACTGTCAGCTTTGCCATAGTCACTGAGGAATTGAGCAAGGCATGTGCATCCACCGGGATTACTTACTCGGCTCATATATCCCTTGGCGGGGCTCCTATCAATCTATTTGGGACAGAAGAGCAGAAACAACAATATCTTACACCAATCTGCTCAGGTGAATCCTTGGGTGCATTTGGATTGACTGAACCGAATGCCGGTTCGGATGCAGGGGGAACACAGACTACTGCAAAAGAAGTGGATGGTGAATACATCATCAATGGCAGCAAGAACTTTATAACCAATGCCAGCTACGCTAAACACCTGGCAATGACTGCAATTACAGCGAATAAGGATGGCAAAAAAGAGATCACCGCGATTATCGTACCCACAAATGCACCTGGCTTCACAGTCATCGATAATTATGAAAAAATGGGCTTAAATGCTTCGAATACCACTCAGCTGGTAATGGAGGATGTGCATGTACCTGTTGAAAACCTGCTAGGGAAGAAAGGTGAGGGCTTCAAGCAATTCCTTGTTACGCTTGATGGAGGCAGAATCGGTATTGGCGCAATGGCAGTAGGTGTTGCACAGGCTGCTTATGAGAAAGCTCTGCAGTATGCAAAAGAAAGACAGCAATTCGGCAGGCCGATATCTCAGTTCCAGGCAATACAGTTTAAACTTGCTGACATGGCAATGAAAATTGAACTTGCACGCAATATGGTATATAAGGCGGCATGGCTGAAAGACCAGGGACGCCCATTCTCGAAGGAAGCTTCCATGTGTAAGCTGTATGCCTCTGAGATTGCGATGGAGGTGGCTGACCAGGCTGTTCAAATCCATGGAGGCTATGGTTATATGCGAGAATACGAAGTGGAGCGCTATATGCGCGATGCGAAGCTCCTTGAAATTGGCGAAGGAACATCCGAAGTCCAAAGAATGGTGATTGCAAGACTAATTGGCTGTTAA
- a CDS encoding tRNA (adenine(22)-N(1))-methyltransferase, giving the protein MNAEKLSDRLNAVANYIPKGARLADIGSDHAYLPCYVVKKGAVPMAVAGEVANGPYQSALEQVQEENLTQQIIVRKGDGLEVIEPGEVDCITIAGMGGTLISSILEKGKSKLQGVSRLVLQPNVGSFAVRRWLIENGWELAAEEILKEDGKVYEILVAEKGEPLIPYQHINLENGILFGPFLLKEKTAVFKEKWNAEKNNWQRILLQLQEAAQNEDTVSKRQELERKIKMAEEALR; this is encoded by the coding sequence ATGAATGCTGAAAAGCTCTCAGATCGGCTGAATGCCGTTGCAAATTATATTCCCAAGGGGGCAAGGCTGGCCGATATCGGCTCTGACCATGCCTATCTTCCTTGTTATGTTGTTAAAAAGGGTGCTGTGCCAATGGCGGTAGCTGGAGAGGTTGCCAATGGACCGTACCAATCTGCCCTTGAGCAGGTCCAGGAGGAAAATCTGACACAGCAGATTATTGTTCGCAAGGGTGATGGTCTCGAGGTCATTGAGCCAGGAGAAGTGGACTGCATAACGATTGCTGGCATGGGCGGAACATTGATTTCATCGATACTTGAGAAGGGGAAATCCAAGCTTCAAGGTGTAAGCAGGCTGGTTCTGCAACCCAATGTAGGGAGCTTTGCAGTCCGCAGATGGCTGATTGAAAATGGGTGGGAGCTTGCAGCGGAAGAAATACTGAAAGAAGATGGAAAGGTATACGAAATTTTAGTTGCTGAAAAAGGTGAACCGCTCATACCTTATCAACACATCAATCTCGAAAATGGAATCCTGTTTGGCCCATTCCTATTAAAAGAAAAGACGGCTGTATTTAAGGAAAAGTGGAATGCAGAGAAGAATAATTGGCAGCGAATTTTATTGCAGCTTCAAGAAGCTGCACAAAATGAAGATACAGTGAGCAAGAGACAGGAATTAGAGAGGAAAATTAAGATGGCAGAGGAGGCGTTACGTTGA
- a CDS encoding YaiI/YqxD family protein — MDADSCPVIKEIVEIASKFAIEAVFVASYAHMKNDLQGQNWVFVDSYKEAVDLYLMNHVKKGDFAVTQDIGLASTLIAKGVYTISPRGSLYEEKGIQTALELRYISAKARRQGYYGKGPKPFTEKDREKFIEELNMLLSNFKICSRNHN; from the coding sequence GTGGATGCAGACTCTTGCCCGGTTATTAAGGAAATTGTCGAAATTGCTTCGAAGTTTGCCATCGAAGCTGTTTTTGTGGCTTCATACGCCCATATGAAGAATGATCTTCAAGGGCAGAACTGGGTTTTTGTCGATTCATATAAGGAGGCTGTAGACCTTTATTTAATGAATCACGTTAAGAAAGGTGATTTTGCAGTGACGCAGGACATTGGCCTAGCATCTACACTCATTGCGAAAGGGGTTTACACCATCTCCCCAAGGGGAAGTTTATACGAAGAAAAAGGAATCCAGACAGCGCTTGAGCTAAGATATATTTCTGCGAAAGCAAGGCGCCAGGGATACTATGGGAAAGGACCAAAACCTTTCACTGAAAAAGACAGAGAAAAATTCATAGAGGAATTGAACATGCTTTTGTCGAATTTTAAGATATGTTCAAGGAATCACAACTAA